In Argiope bruennichi chromosome 4, qqArgBrue1.1, whole genome shotgun sequence, a single window of DNA contains:
- the LOC129966190 gene encoding uncharacterized protein LOC129966190 has protein sequence MDNAPYHTTVENPTPTKYSTKKVMIDWLKINTTGIPCDQKIRKAELFSLIDSNRPKKIVYKIDNLIEKEEHEVIRLPPYHCDLNAIEFVWSSVKRIIKERNVIGDFSLDNLKSLLQTAITEVTSAEWAAHCKHVDKLENNYWEKDGLLEDLVDELSFQIDTMMILIQKKPKLVRVI, from the coding sequence ATGGATAATGCACCGTATCATACGACTGTCGAAAACCCCACTCCAACGAAGTATTctacaaaaaaagttatgataGACTGGTTGAAAATAAATACCACTGGAATACCCTGCGATCAAAAAATACGAAAAGCGGAACTGTTCTCTCTTATAGACAGTAATCGTCCaaagaaaattgtctataaaattgataatttaatagagaAAGAAGAACATGAAGTTATCCGACTACCCCCTTATCATTGCGATTTGAACGCAATCGAATTTGTGTGGTcttctgtaaaaagaataataaaggaacgAAATGTTATTGGCGATTTCAGTTTGGACAATCTGAAATCTCTTCTTCAAACAGCTATCACTGAAGTTACTTCGGCAGAATGGGCAGCGCATTGCAAACACGTAGAtaagcttgaaaataattattgggaGAAAGATGGACTGTTAGAAGATTTAGTGGACGAACTGTCATTTCAAATTGATACAATGATGATTCTGATTCAGAAGAAACCGAAACTTGTGAGAGTGATTTAG